The DNA region AGATATGATGACAGAAGTTTACATTATGTGTAAATTATCACATCCAAATCTATTGCCCATTATTGGATACAACTTGAAGGGTTATGTTATTATCACCCCATTCATGAAATATGGACAATTGTTTGAAGTTTGTCaggtaacatattttattaacaagcttaatcaattttgtaaataacctGGCTAGTGACTTTGGCTCCCCCATGGAGAAATGTCGAcgaaattcttattaaaaaatatttcactaataaaattttttgaaaaaacaacGAACGATCGATGCTAATGTCTCTTACTATAAATATACTACACGACctttgaagtggataatttgaatctcctataatattagaatatctGCAGCTCTTAACTGTCagtattttaacttaatttaactttttacatATTCAATGAAAACAACAATGCATtacttgtaaaatttaattatttagtgcaTTCTTAATTTACCTGTTGTGTGGCGCtgtaaaatacctcaaagaaGACTTTCTTCTGAATATTTTGCCACTGGAAATCTAAGTTAACAAcaagtaatttatatgttaacgACTCGCAAAGTATATTACGCCGTGCTTGAAATTATTATCGGCAAACAATTAGTGACAAACTACATCATGGGGTTGGTCGACGATGAGCTATGACTAGAAACAGCcgttttttgattatttctgCTAGACAACACATATTCTCTACATCCAGGCTTCATACAGATGTTGAAAACACTGAAAGTCTATCTACCATCAGAATAACATGAAGTTGGTCTTAGAGCCAGAAGACGTTTTCGACATTCTGTGTTGTAACAGGGAGCATCGGACTGCAGCCGAATTGTGTAACGTAGTGGTAGATCATAACTCAACATGGCTCCAATTGTTTTCTTTTAGAGGTGGTTGTGTAACATTGGGGGTGTAAGTTTTTTAGAGACACGCACGAACTTGCTCATATTAAGCCGAGAAACTACAAATTCTTGATGATATCACGATTTggttatttaatcaattatttcatttgttcAAGAATTTGAACGCGATTTCGTTACTCATGATTTTACTCGGATACACTGGTTTCCGTGTTCATTAGACTGTTATCCAATTGaataagacaaatttaaaCTCAAAATCACCAAAACCATAGTACCAAAAGTTGAGGGAATTGCTAATGAAGTTAGAAAAGATTGGCAACTTGTGGATGAATTTATTCGTTCGCTAATTTTGCGTATACCAAGAACGGTGGAAGTTGTTTGTAAAGCAGAGAGACCAACCAAGTATTGATAGGAGAAAAGTaaaggttaatattttgttttttttttaattaatcttgttttattaatgtcacaaggatttgattatattagttttatttctgGTTCTGCTTTGTTGTTgatgcaattttgtttaatttacttaatttatttttaaattatatttgcaatATAATGCTATTGGtattatgatttttgaaataatttaaattatccacttcaagtgtatttgaaataaaatttttgaaagagacctcaatttttttgtttgtcacagggtaaataaaaagtattattgtttaacgaatgttaatattttaaaagtatattctaattcaatttatgttattttttagttaacacatagtaataaacaattatataagtATCTTATTGATGTAATAGATGGACTTGCGTACTTGCATGATAACAAGTACATTCACAGAGATTTGACAGTTAGAAATGTATTAGTGGATGACAAAAAAAACTGCAAAATCGGTGATTTTGGATTGGTAGTCAAGGTTGGGAAAAAAGGAATGTTTTATAGTGAGGTATGTTTCTacacattaacattttaaatttaacctgtttaagaataaaactatatatattttccccatttattttattttagagacACATTTATGCTTACCATTTGGCACCGGAAACATCCAAGACGCAAATATTTTCGCTCTTCAGCGATGTTTTTAGTTTGGGTGTCCTAATTTGGGAAGTAATGTCTTGTCCTAACATATTGTTTCTGCCTGATTTAGAGTAAGttcttaaatacaatatttttttttaaattataattagtttaaacagagttaataaaataaacttgaatAATTTCAGATATCCTGAAAAGACAGAAAGATGCCCTGAAGCTTTATTCGATGTTATTCAAAAATCACTTGCATCAAATCCAAAAGACAGACCTGCCCTTAAACAAATTAAGGACTGTGTAGAAACTTTATTGAAGTAATTActtgatttaaataacttttttattttaattgaacaacaatcgcaaatagatttttttgtaattaaaatattgtaatatgctgttcaataataatttgttttcatttatatttttgttgttttttaatggtAAATTATGATACAGTACAAAATACAAGATAATGctttaatagtaaattgtgtaaattcgATTACACATCAATTGGCAACGAAAATGTATAGTCCACTTATGCCTTCATTTATACACATACATATACAAGTATGTCCAAATCACTGGATGGGCTTTCTATTTGGTAAGGactaagtttaataataagtgtacttattttctatgaaaaaGAGGAGTTTTGTAATAGTGTGCGGAGTTggtgaatataataaaaatgctgaAGCCTCCTTTCCGTAATTATAAGGAACTGGCGTAGTATTTAAGAAGTGACAGTCTCTGGCAACATTTTCTGATGTCTGAATAATCATCGtacaaatttatgattaaactaagaaatttattacttataatataattttaaaatcgtattttttatcaaccaaatttaaattgaagtttTGTGTCAAGAGCAATTCGAGCTTCGAACACTGTAGCAATACCTACATCTTAAGACTCAATATTCACATTTGAGGGTGTCTGTCTGTATCATAAGACGTAGGCTAaggcaaaataatttatatggaaaAAGGATTGCCAAAAAAAGCCTTCatttcaagaaaatataaagtgaTCAAACTCTAGTTTGTACGGGAGCACTTAGGCTGGtctgaaaaaaattggaaaaccgtattgttttttgataaaagtaaatttaatttatttcaatcagATAGAATTCGATGGATTAgagttattaaaatgtttgaccCTAAGTACACCAAGGGAACAATTAAACATGAGTGTGGAGGAATAATGGTGTGGGGTTCATTTTCTGGGTTTGGAATGGGaccattagtaaaaataaacggaATATTGCAtaggttttaatatttacatatccTTGCCAATTGTATGCTGCTATAAGCTGAGGAAAATTGCCTTTGTCGTGGATTTTTCAGCACGATAATGATCCGACGCATACAGCCAAAGTTGTAAAAGGCTTGTTTGCTTCCAATAATGTATGgggcacaataaaaataaaattgttgcttaCTTATGACTGGTACTGTACTTGAAGGGACATAAACGTAAAACTGAGCTCGTAGGGTGAAAAGCGAGGCAGATGCCAAGTACATTTCCCGCCCCATCCCATCAGAATGAATCAGAAATCTTCTTCGGAAGGATTGGAATTGTGTTGGGATCCGTTAGTTTCCCACCACAATTGGCTTGTGAAATGGTACTGAACCCCAGGACGACATCAAGTTGAATCCTTACAACGGATTCAGCCTGTCTACCGTCCACTCTTGACCTTCAAACGGTTCGACCTCAACGCACCATCGGAATAGCCTAGCGCTTTATTGTGACCGTGGTTGCGGAACCCATTTTGCAACGACCACACTACTCTCGGAACCCTGCTACCGTTGCGCAGGACATCACCGTCCCGACGCCATCATTAGAAGGCAACTCACTCAACAAGGACGGCCAAACACCATCTCTGTCGGTAAACCCACGAATATTACATCATCCGACGTCCGACATGGTCACGGTCGACATTAACGGGGAACAAATCCAAATGAAGGTGGACAATGGCGCACTCGTGACCTAAATCCATATTCGAAAGACACTATACCTAGAAGCGTACGGTGACCATTTCACCTACAAGCAACCACCAGACGCACCACAAGTATcccaacaacaaataaaaatgtgattgtATCAAAActgcatatttattaattttatgggtTCTGTGTGTAAATTGGACaacgacaaaaatattagatgaaGAAATACTTGAACTATAAGGTggatgattttaatattaataaaatattaatattttaaaacttcttttGATTCTGATGCGACATGTAGTCTCATATTGtcattgtttaaaaacatCAGCAATAAAAGAAGTCAtaaagaaatatgtaatttctaGTTTCTATTCAGTTGAATAactagttttattgttttatcttCATATCTATtcgaatgtaattttatttttattgtatgtaatttttgttatctgaaaaaaacttgtttatcTCGAAGACGTGCCAAAGTCATTTTAAGGTAATTGTCACTTGCTCACTTCTGaataattctatattaaactttttttgcaatttggaataaaatggCCTGTCTGCTAAATACTAGAATAGCATATCCATCAATGTATGCTTTTCGAGTTTCGTAAGAGTAGTAACGTTCGTAAATGCCTAAGATGGTTTTCCAAGTTCAGATCCGGTAATTTTGATCTCTCTTACTCCTATCGATTAGGAGGTCCAACGACATTAGACAACGACATGCTATGGGTGGAAGTAGAAGTAAATCCAAGTCAAACAATCGAAGAACTATCAAACACTATTAACCAACCTTAGTCAACCATTTATagcaaattggaaaaataactAGAGCACCTCTATAATCTGTGCGAAGGGAACGCTTCAACGGCGTCATACAGAATCGTTTTTTGTTCGTTTGATCTCTGGAGACGAAGAATGGATCCTAAAGATAATACAAGATGCAAAAGGCAGTGACTCTTCAAACGAATCACCAGGAAGTACTGCGAGGGCGGGTCTACATCTAAAAAAGGTGCTTCTATGTGTTTCGTGGAGTATTCGCGGAATTTGAAGTGCTAAAACATGAACAAACTGTTAATGTAGACTTTTTTTGTGAACTATTTTTAATCGAAGAATATCGGTTATTGTGTCTCTCAAGGTAAAATATTGTTGGTTTGATCCTTTAACCAATCCCAATTTGCGTTTGGGATTGTTGTCGTGTTGAAACACGACATCGTTTCCTCAATATGTGAAAGCATATTGCAGgttaatatatccctgtatATAAATCGGTCTCTCTGTACGATGAAGGAGTCCTACTCTAGAGTGAGAGAAGGATTTTCATCCCATAATTAAACCACCACCCTGTTTCATATAACAAACGTTTTGTATAGTTTTGTTCTTGTATTATATCTAACAATCTAAATCGTTATTTTTACAGAACTCACATGTAGACTCATCACTAAAAACTGCTCATCGCCAGTGTTCGGTGGTTCAGCGGACGTGATCTTGATGCTTACAAATCCCTAGTCAAACAAACCCCCATCCATTAACCTTCTTCTCATAGTCCTCcacaaaatttcaacaaatccTATTTCCTCCAGGTCGACCTTAATTTTAGTAACGATAAGAGTGGATTGTTTTTGGCATTCGAATTATTCGTTTATCGTTTTTTTCATCAAGATTTTCAAACTCGCTAAATATTTTTCGTACTTCTCTTAGCAATCTCCACTTGTTTTTCTTGGTAagacaaaattacaatttatcttACAGTGCATAATACACTttgacttattaaataattataataagcaaaaaatttcttcattaaaaaactaaagtaaaaagttgctataactttttccattaaaaaataaaatatgtgtttatttaagattatattattttaaaaaaatacatcttctttaacagaaatataaatttatgatttttttatttatggtctATATTTGGCCAGACATTCCATTCTATAAAGTCTAAATATGCTGAGACTCTTACATATACATCTGGATAATTACTTACGCAAGGTATTCCGTAAGATGTCATTCCCACTATAGAGTACAcattagaattcaaatttttcactTGTAACGGTCCACCTGAGTtgctctaaaatttaaagagtaGTTAATTCTTCTAATTCAATGAACTTAACCATACTTCACACGGATctgtttggttgttaatagcacaaatttgtttttcattcaCTTCCTTTTTGAGTTTAGTCTTGTAAAGAGCATTACATTCGgttaaattgaatgaatagACTCTTGTTTTTTGTAAAGTATTCAATTTTGGTCCATCTTCTGtaactgattttattatatgacattataaatttaaggcCAGATAAGTTACATGaacaaataatacatatttaagacaattttaaaataacatgttaATCGTACTCACAGTTTACGACATTCCATGTAGTGAGGATTGCTGTTTGAGGATCGTTTTTTTCCGTGTAAAGACAGGCAGGCTGCACGTATTGATTGAACATTGCTCTCTTTTTGAGTCTCACTATTCCTATATCGTTCTTTTTGCTTCTTACGTTATATTCTGGATGAATTATAACACTTTCCACTTTTATATCTTGTTTGTTAGGTGATGTTAAATCCGTTAAATCATTAACACCCATTCTTACTTTGGTCGGTGGACCGTATTCTCTGGTTACAATACAGTGACCCGTTGTTAAAACGAATTCCGCTGCAATCAACGAACCTCCACAAAGCCATAACACTTCTCCATCCGTCTCAGGATAACCCAACGCtacctataaaataaaaaagatgctttttaatttgtttatttaagaaaaaatctcaaaaataataactatacCATATGAGGAAATTCAGCTTCGTCAGCTCCTATTCCTCTTGTCGTTCGATGCGAATTATTTCTTTCATTagcttttttatattgataacaAGCTGCAAATGCAAGTTGGTTAAaaggtgtttttaaaaataaactatattatttttatacctttCTCACTTATTCGTTTTTCCTGCAATATGCTTTCTGCACCTTCCCATATAGGAGCTTCATCATTTGCATctggataataaataattcaaatatacatACCACCAAAATGTCTAGAGATAATCtagtttttgatttaaaagttTCGAGAATGTAGTCAAGGGTCAATTATTTgctatgtatataataatatgactacattattattattattttaggcaGAATATAACcgactgtaaattttatacttgtgTTTACttctattaaaatgaaaccaAATTATATTCGTGCAAGTCAGCATAGTGCTAGTTAACTATGGGGCGAAGATATTTAACTAGACAAGAAATTATAAGGGTGGTGGGTCTTTTGGAGTTTGGGATGAATCAAACTTAGGATGCGGTGGAAATGAGCACTACTGAAATCGTGATTTCACCACTCTATGACAGGAGTCTGGAATCTTTGTCAGTCCTACATCTTCTGGTTTAGTAAACCCGTATATGCGAATATACTCCGTGTTTCCCCATATGTGAGTAATCACATATGAGAAACATTATGGtcatgatctccggatcggtacccggagaggggtttttacattttctatgTACTATATAGAGAATAGCCTGATGCGAGGGAAAGGCACCGTTGTCACGTTCATATTACAACACATGTGCACGACCGTTTTCTGCAACTTAATGCACAAAGACACCCTACTATGACGGCACCAGAACTGCAAATTATGCTCCAGTAAGTACATAATATTGCAGTTTCGACTGAAACATTGCTTCGTAACTTGTATGAAAACAATCTATATAATCGTCGACCTGTAATAGTTCAACCACTTTCATGGAGAAATTGTGCTTTTCAGTGATGTAACAAGGTTTAAAATTCTAGAAAAGTGCGCGTGTGGAGAGAGGCAAACAATACAAATCGCCTACGCAATATCCAGGAAGTGTATTCTTTTTGTTGTGGTCTGGGGATGAATCTGTATCGgaggaagaaataaaattaccgtatatatttaatttatccctAAACATTGCGGTAGTGtgtatattgattaattgtaaacagttttatattaaaaattgtctaatttaaataatttgtagagtgtaattaaaaataattatttatctgaatgtttcaaaaaatgaaatttactttatttgtttttattgacaaCAGCTctccctttttattttttttttttgtttctgtgtagttatttatttaatacaaaatattattataaattaagtaattaagtatttttgtagattctcaatttattaaatacaaatttaaaataaaaatttattattttaaactattcctACCAAAATGTATTGTTTATGTACAACAgtgcttttgaaatatattgaattatttaaattttatttatcagaaTACCAACGACATTATAttgcaacaaatatattatcaaaataagtttaaataaacaatttaatctccggcataaattaaacaaaattgcatcaacaacaaaaattctaaaccagtaataaaactaatgtcACCAATTTTTTTcggattattaataaatcaaattaaaaaaaaaaaaaaatattaatcgcTCCAATCAATATTTGGTCGGTCTCCCCCTTGTTGTGAacgaataaattcttgatcTGATTCTCGCGATTCTTATCTAAGAGCATTAGATCTTCCAAAATTACAAGTTCGAAGTTTCGAgtgtaaatttttctttatatattcaattagaCTGCGGTCTGGTGAACGTGGGAATCACTGCAACCGAGTAATGTCACGATTTTGAAACGCCAAATCTTCCAAGGTGCGGTCGGGTATTGTCACCTACAGAAACGAAATCTGATCCAAATTTTGAGTAAATGGAATAATAAGTTCGTGAGTTTCTCTAAAGAAATTCCATCTCCAATTGGTACTAAACTACCCCCAAAAGCAATAGTTGGAGTCACGTTTTGCTTCGAATATCTCTATATATAAAGTCCAAATCTAGCTATCCTAGTGATATAACAAGTACATTGGTGGCCAGAGcaataacacaaaaattaaatattttttgtaaaatattttataaaagaatttaatttttttgggactattaacaaatcaaatttaaaaaaatatatattaatcgCTATATTTCCAATCAATATTTGGTCGGTCTCCCCCTTGTTCTACGAACAGATTCCCCCCTCTTTAGCTTACTGAGAATTAGTGAacgaataaattcttgatcTGATTCTCGCGATTCTTATCTAAGAGCATTAGATCTTCCAAAATTACAAGTTCGTAGTTTCGAgtgtaaatttttctttatatattcaattagaCTGCGGTCTGGTGAACGTGGGAATCACTGCATCCGAGTAATGTCACGATTTTGAAACGCCAAATCTTCCAGGGTGCGGTCGAGTATTGTCATCTACAGAAACGAAATCTGATCCAAATTTTGAGCAAATGAGTTCGTGAGTTTCTCTAAAGAAATTCCATCCCCCATTGGTACTGAGCTACCCCCAAAAGCAATAGTTGGAGCCACGTATAACAAGTACACTGGTGGCCAGAGCACTAacacaaaaatcaaatattttgtaaaatattttataaaagaatttaattaaaattttgtccagtcagtataaaaaatatatttcaatattctctacttttttccttttttgttTCACCTCTTATAAACGTGTCAGATGTTATTTTAAACGCATATATCAGTCTGATTTGGTTggccatatatatatatatatatatatatatatatatatatatatatatatatatctatttACGTTTTGTGTATGATATATAtacgatatatatatatatgattaatttattcttagaaggatttatattatttaattaaataaattcagtttcGGTGAGAAAAATGAAACACTGCTCTCAAGAGAAGAGGAAAATAATTCACATGAAATATTAAGGTTTAAATATTGCTGATATCGCTAAAAACTTGTTCAAAGTTCAAATTGTTGTCCgaatctaaatataaatgtaaactaATGGAACGACAAATAATCTCGTTTAAAACACCAGAAGgcgtcaaatttaaatgaattgtggttatttattgaattg from Aethina tumida isolate Nest 87 chromosome 1, icAetTumi1.1, whole genome shotgun sequence includes:
- the LOC126266544 gene encoding tyrosine-protein kinase SRK3-like, with the translated sequence MASKKDVKECTLIMQKLLNVMRTNIELTEFLIKFLKNFRKCENRELMSDAINVLFTEDCFFTKDNLSLFKRKIKEIVPPKCMQGKELDLKNLYNEMFIGSGGFSVVFLCEYINDNKKTKVAVKKLDTFLINSEDMMTEVYIMCKLSHPNLLPIIGYNLKGYVIITPFMKYGQLFEVCQLTHSNKQLYKYLIDVIDGLAYLHDNKYIHRDLTVRNVLVDDKKNCKIGDFGLVVKVGKKGMFYSERHIYAYHLAPETSKTQIFSLFSDVFSLGVLIWEVMSCPNILFLPDLEYPEKTERCPEALFDVIQKSLASNPKDRPALKQIKDCVETLLK
- the LOC109601275 gene encoding serine protease persephone, with amino-acid sequence MFAKYCCGLYIVLWFFLLTVTFVQSRLDANDEAPIWEGAESILQEKRISEKACYQYKKANERNNSHRTTRGIGADEAEFPHMVALGYPETDGEVLWLCGGSLIAAEFVLTTGHCIVTREYGPPTKVRMGVNDLTDLTSPNKQDIKVESVIIHPEYNVRSKKNDIGIVRLKKRAMFNQYVQPACLYTEKNDPQTAILTTWNVVNFTEDGPKLNTLQKTRVYSFNLTECNALYKTKLKKEVNEKQICAINNQTDPCESNSGGPLQVKNLNSNVYSIVGMTSYGIPCVSNYPDVYVRVSAYLDFIEWNVWPNIDHK